Proteins from a genomic interval of Pseudoalteromonas sp. MEBiC 03607:
- a CDS encoding thiol:disulfide interchange protein DsbA/DsbL: MFKKLKLSLLILCLPFAALAANFEAGNQYEVLNVEKSKAPQVTEFFSFYCPHCFQFEPVAKALASKLPEGTEFVKSHVNFLGGVSKQTQSNLSYAYLIAKQHGKGEQVADQIFNSIHKQRVLLQDLKDVKALLATNGITSDVFDADIASMPVISAEKAMRDKQQQYSDMGALTGVPTFIVNDKYKINLNTIKSQQMLDELVAFLLKQ; encoded by the coding sequence ATGTTCAAAAAATTAAAGTTAAGTCTACTTATTTTATGTTTACCATTCGCAGCATTAGCAGCGAATTTTGAAGCGGGAAATCAATACGAAGTATTAAACGTTGAAAAAAGTAAAGCGCCGCAAGTTACAGAGTTTTTCTCATTCTATTGTCCACATTGTTTTCAATTTGAGCCAGTTGCAAAAGCGCTTGCGTCTAAATTGCCAGAAGGCACAGAGTTTGTAAAAAGCCATGTTAACTTTTTAGGTGGTGTTTCAAAGCAAACACAAAGTAACCTAAGTTATGCTTACCTAATTGCTAAACAGCATGGTAAAGGTGAACAAGTTGCTGACCAAATTTTTAATAGCATCCACAAGCAACGTGTACTGCTTCAAGACCTAAAAGATGTTAAAGCATTACTCGCCACTAACGGTATTACAAGTGACGTGTTTGATGCTGATATTGCGAGTATGCCAGTTATCAGCGCAGAGAAGGCAATGCGTGACAAGCAACAGCAGTATTCAGATATGGGCGCATTAACAGGTGTACCTACTTTTATCGTTAATGATAAATATAAAATTAATTTAAATACCATCAAGAGCCAACAGATGCTTGATGAGTTAGTCGCATTTTTATTAAAACAATAA
- a CDS encoding serine/threonine protein kinase: protein MSKFSFVDLTPDSILDAVESIGIYAESGLLALNSYENRVYQFKAEDGHRYVVKFYRPERWSKEQILEEHAFAFELADAEVPVVAPVLKDGQSLFEHNGYLFALFPSVGGRIFEVDNLDQLDVLGRLIGRMHQVAKAAPFKHRPVISCEEYLQTAKVQLQASNLVPMSLENPFYTILDLVIKETTEQYKNVETIRLHGDCHAGNILWSGDALMFVDLDDSRQGPAIQDLWMMLSGDRNNQLLQLDTLVAAYEEFCDFDHSQLKLIEPLRAMRMVHYMGWLAKRWDDPAFPRNFSWFAEDKYWEQQILALKEQLAALQEAPLKLLP from the coding sequence ATGAGTAAATTTAGTTTTGTTGACCTGACGCCTGATTCAATTTTAGATGCAGTCGAGAGTATAGGTATTTATGCTGAATCAGGTTTATTGGCTTTAAATAGCTACGAAAATCGTGTTTATCAATTTAAAGCAGAAGATGGTCATCGTTATGTCGTTAAGTTCTACCGACCTGAGCGTTGGAGTAAAGAGCAAATTTTAGAAGAGCATGCATTTGCCTTTGAGTTGGCCGATGCAGAGGTGCCTGTTGTTGCACCAGTGCTAAAAGATGGGCAAAGCTTATTTGAACATAATGGTTATTTATTTGCTTTGTTTCCAAGTGTTGGTGGTCGAATTTTTGAAGTTGATAATTTAGATCAACTCGATGTGCTTGGCCGTTTAATCGGACGAATGCACCAAGTAGCAAAAGCCGCTCCTTTTAAACATCGTCCGGTGATCAGTTGCGAAGAATACCTACAGACAGCTAAAGTTCAGTTACAAGCAAGTAACTTGGTGCCCATGTCACTTGAAAACCCTTTTTATACAATTTTAGATTTAGTTATCAAAGAAACCACCGAGCAGTATAAAAATGTTGAAACTATCCGCCTGCACGGCGACTGTCATGCTGGAAATATATTGTGGTCAGGTGATGCATTGATGTTTGTTGATTTAGATGACAGTCGTCAAGGTCCTGCAATTCAAGACTTATGGATGATGCTCAGTGGCGATCGTAACAATCAACTGTTACAGTTAGACACCTTAGTGGCTGCTTATGAAGAATTTTGTGACTTTGATCACAGCCAATTAAAGTTAATTGAGCCACTCAGAGCGATGCGCATGGTTCATTATATGGGCTGGCTTGCAAAAAGATGGGATGATCCGGCATTTCCTCGGAACTTTTCTTGGTTTGCTGAAGACAAATACTGGGAACAGCAAATATTAGCCCTAAAAGAACAACTTGCAGCGTTACAAGAAGCGCCGTTAAAATTATTACCATAA
- the ccoG gene encoding cytochrome c oxidase accessory protein CcoG, which produces MDKQIKVKNIPTEVKIQKPENASLDDRFNPRNRIYVRAVKGLHQLLRQRIGFVGMLAFMLLPWINFHGQQAVLFDLVGQKFNIFGLTLWPQDLTILAFILMLAAFALFLVTTFYGRVWCGYTCPQTVWTFIFIWFEEKFEGSANQRKKLDQRPMDFDKFWRKTAKHTSWWLFSLYTAFTFVGYFTPIRQLLPDLFTLDATAYSYICLAVFAVCTYGNAGWMREIMCLHICPYSRFQSAMFDKDTFTVSYDEARGESRGPRSRKQDPKELGLGDCIDCNLCVQVCPTGIDIRNGLQYECINCGACIDACDGVMDKMNYPRGLISYTTERNLETPDNKTHALRPKLIGYLVILVILTGALITNIAMRKPMDFDIIRDRNQLYRVDFNGLVENTYTLKVINKAQYDQTFNISVEGLDNFEYIGKQSFTVSSGESYNVPLSLVVDPYDLKKPMTKFEFILSVDGQPDVQISQSSNFFKGQ; this is translated from the coding sequence ATGGATAAACAAATTAAAGTTAAAAATATCCCAACGGAAGTAAAAATCCAAAAACCGGAAAATGCTTCCCTTGATGATAGGTTTAATCCACGTAACCGAATTTATGTAAGAGCTGTAAAAGGTTTACATCAATTACTAAGGCAGCGAATTGGCTTTGTAGGCATGCTTGCGTTTATGCTTCTTCCTTGGATTAATTTTCACGGCCAACAAGCTGTATTGTTTGATTTAGTAGGTCAGAAATTTAATATTTTTGGGTTGACGCTTTGGCCGCAAGATTTGACTATCCTTGCTTTCATTTTAATGCTGGCAGCGTTTGCATTATTCTTAGTGACTACTTTTTATGGACGTGTCTGGTGTGGTTATACCTGTCCACAAACTGTTTGGACTTTTATTTTTATTTGGTTTGAAGAAAAGTTTGAAGGTAGTGCCAACCAACGTAAAAAGCTTGATCAGCGTCCTATGGACTTTGATAAATTTTGGCGTAAAACTGCGAAGCACACCAGCTGGTGGTTATTTTCACTTTATACCGCCTTTACCTTTGTCGGTTACTTCACACCTATTCGCCAGCTACTACCTGATCTGTTTACGCTTGATGCAACAGCGTATTCGTATATTTGTTTAGCGGTATTTGCGGTGTGTACTTATGGTAACGCGGGTTGGATGCGTGAAATTATGTGTTTACATATTTGTCCTTATTCACGCTTTCAATCAGCGATGTTCGATAAAGATACCTTCACGGTAAGTTATGATGAAGCGCGCGGTGAAAGCCGTGGCCCACGTTCACGTAAACAAGATCCAAAAGAACTTGGCTTAGGTGATTGTATTGACTGTAACTTGTGTGTGCAGGTGTGCCCAACCGGTATCGACATTCGTAATGGTTTACAATATGAGTGTATTAACTGTGGTGCGTGTATAGATGCATGTGATGGAGTAATGGATAAAATGAATTATCCACGCGGGCTTATTTCGTACACCACAGAGCGCAATTTAGAAACGCCTGATAATAAAACTCATGCGTTGCGTCCTAAATTAATTGGTTATCTCGTTATTTTAGTAATCTTAACCGGTGCTTTGATCACTAATATTGCGATGCGAAAACCAATGGATTTTGACATTATTCGCGACCGCAATCAGTTATACCGAGTTGACTTTAACGGCTTGGTCGAAAACACCTACACACTAAAAGTGATCAATAAAGCTCAGTACGACCAGACGTTTAATATTAGTGTTGAAGGGTTAGATAACTTTGAATACATAGGTAAGCAAAGTTTTACCGTTTCATCTGGCGAATCGTATAACGTACCTTTATCACTAGTTGTTGATCCCTATGATTTGAAGAAACCGATGACTAAGTTCGAATTTATACTTTCTGTTGATGGTCAGCCTGATGTGCAGATTTCGCAGTCGAGTAACTTCTTTAAAGGACAATAA